ttaaaataaagaggaaactaatgcttaaataaatcttaaaaataattttgtttctatttgtGTGAGAAAATGGATTTAAAATAATAGCCCGAAAATaatgtttaaataaattatttggtcTCATAATTGCGATGTGACTACGTAATTGCGTGGGCTCGTGATGGTAACATGCACCCAACAAATGGGTGGGTATGTTTTGAGTGAGGTTCCCttgatttaaaaataattttttttttaatatttaaaagttcaaACCGAAATTAAGATAAGAAAGAATTTAAGTTCAGTTTAATTGTGAGAACATCCAAAGACATGATACAATGTATGTAGTATATggagcagtttttttttttttccaaaggtGGTGAGAAACGCCAAGTTTGTTCTGATTTTTAAGATATGAAAAGaaggtaattaattaaaaccCCAAATTAATCCCACATCCTTTGTATTATTTTTGGCTAGTGTATCTTGGTATTTGATGAGGTATTGGGTACAGCGAAGGGGAGCGTATCATGTAAAGATGGTGGGAGATACAATACAATTTCTCCTTCGAAGCGAATCcttttacttttaaaagcagagagagagagagagagagagagagtgaatagattaaataataagtaaagggaagggttaatttcattttGTAATAAATTAGAAAAGGGAATTAATATAGTGGGGTAGTAGTAATAGAGGAAGGGAAAGAGAGGTATGGGGAGGTGGAACAGAGCATTTGTTACGCCCACGGACTTTGGCAGCCATTCAATGCTCCACCAAACGCTCatcccttcctcctcctcttcctcctcctccgcctctctctttcccttctctTCTCCATCCtcacctcttcctctccctcttcggCTTCTTCGTcacccccctcctcctcctactcctcctcCCATGGTGTACTCCTCATCACAGGTAAGGGGCGAGAGAGAAACtcagagaaaaggaaaaaagaagcgCTTTTTTTGAGGGAGGGAGTAAAGAGAAAGATGgaatctttctctctctctctctctctcctttttttttttttcttctgggTCTGTGTTATATCATAGAGAGGTTGGGTTATTGGGTTTGCGCAGGTGGTGGAGAAGGAGACGAATATGGAGCTTTTGAGTTCTTGCAGGGGGGAAGTGGCTTctttgcagcagcagcagcagcagcagcagggttTTGGGGTTGCGGAGGAAGGGGGGTTCATGGAAAGGGCGAACTTCGTGGTGGAAGGGTTCTCGGTGGACGAGCTTCTCGACCTCGGAGAATTCGCCGAGCCCGAgcaagacgaagaagaagcagaagcggAAACGGTAGAAGCGCTGGAAGCGGAAGCGGGGTGTGGGGAAACGGAGCTCCACACGGAGAGCTCCAATTCGGGCTCTTTAATTAACTCCTCCGTTTCCACTTCCCCTCTCCCCTTCGACCCGCCCCCACCCTCCGATGATTTCCTCCCGGTAAATATTTACAAgtaaacaagaagaagaagaaaaagtggCAATTTCGCGTCaaaaattttctccttttttcttttcaaagttcaaagttgtaattttttttttgtttgttttttctcCCACCCCTGTTTTCTTACTTTAGGAGCATGATGCGAAGGAGTTCGAATGGGTTTCTTTGTTGATGGACGACACGCTCTCGGAGATGCCACCGCCGtgcgcggcggcgccgcctagGCCGGCTGCAGCTGCGGCGGTGCCGAGCCCTACCGTGTGCGCGCTCGCCACGGAGGCCTTCGCCCCGGTGAAGGCCAAGCGGAGCAAGCGCTcgcgcggcggcggtggcggcagcgggGGCGGCGGTGGGGCGGCGTGGTCCCTCTCctcaagcggcggcggcggcggctcctcGTCCGCCcccttctccgactcttcttcttcgtcgtcctcCACCACGACCTCCACCGCCACCACGACCTCGTCGTGCTCGTCCTCGCCGCCCTTATCCTCCCTCCTCGTCTACGACCTCCCCCTCGTCGGCGCCTCCTCCGACCCGggcctcttcctcctccacgACTCCTCCGACTCCGACAACCCCCctctcctcccccctcccccccgaAAGCTAAAGCTCTCGCCcccaaacaacaacaacatcaacaacaacaacaacaacaacaacaacagcaagcAGAAGCCCAAAAAGAAGCGCGGCCGCAAACCCAAACACCACCACCACAACCACCACAAGTACCAGCAGCACCAAGGgctgcctcctcctcctcctccggcctcCCAAATTCCCGCCGCCGGCGAGCGGCGGTGCAGCCACTGCGGCGTGCAGAAGACCCCGCAGTGGCGCGCGGGGCCCGAGGGCGCCAAGACTCTCTGCAACGCCTGCGGCGTCCGCTACAAGTCCGGCCGCCTCCTCCCCGAGTACCGCCCCGCCTGCAGCCCCACCTTCGTCTCCGACGTCCACTCCAACTCCCACCGCAAAGTCCTCGAAATGCGCCGCAAGAAGGAGGCCGCCATCCTCCTCCCCTccgtccccgccgccgcccccctccCCGTCCCTTCCTTCTAAACCACCGCCTCCGAAAAAACGCCGCACCCTTCGCTCGGCAATGTAAATTATGCACCAAAAacatctcttttccttttcttttttcttttttcttttttcttttttttcctccgcgGACTTAATTTTTCTCGAATTTAATTAGAAGAGGCGGTAGGAATTAGGAATTTAGCCTTTGCGCCTTCTCTCTGCTTTTGTAGCGGTTTTATTTTAGTCATTTATTCGTCGACCTTCAAGAGAGAATagaattagattagattagattcgAGAGGAGTTTAACTGGTTCCATTTTTCTCAGGGGATAGAAGAGAGAAAggcaaatttattattatatacatagaTATAGCGTAGGCATAattggagatatatatatatatatatatctgtgtaATGTATAACTTTTATGCAGTTGTGtggggtgtttttttttttaattttattttatttttgtagttgGTTAGTGAGAGGTATGCGTCCAATGAAATTTGCACTCGGCCTCTTCTTATTTATTCCTGCACATTTTCTGCCTCTTCTTCAGGTActgggtcttttttttttttttgtccttgttGCTTAGCAGGTACactacacctctctctctcatcttcttcctcgtgTCCTCTTAGacgcataaatattttatttagtatatttttttatttattttaaaacact
This genomic window from Ananas comosus cultivar F153 linkage group 3, ASM154086v1, whole genome shotgun sequence contains:
- the LOC109708195 gene encoding GATA transcription factor 5-like, with translation MGRWNRAFVTPTDFGSHSMLHQTLIPSSSSSSSSASLFPFSSPSSPLPLPLRLLRHPPPPPTPPPMVYSSSQVVEKETNMELLSSCRGEVASLQQQQQQQQGFGVAEEGGFMERANFVVEGFSVDELLDLGEFAEPEQDEEEAEAETVEALEAEAGCGETELHTESSNSGSLINSSVSTSPLPFDPPPPSDDFLPEHDAKEFEWVSLLMDDTLSEMPPPCAAAPPRPAAAAAVPSPTVCALATEAFAPVKAKRSKRSRGGGGGSGGGGGAAWSLSSSGGGGGSSSAPFSDSSSSSSSTTTSTATTTSSCSSSPPLSSLLVYDLPLVGASSDPGLFLLHDSSDSDNPPLLPPPPRKLKLSPPNNNNINNNNNNNNNSKQKPKKKRGRKPKHHHHNHHKYQQHQGLPPPPPPASQIPAAGERRCSHCGVQKTPQWRAGPEGAKTLCNACGVRYKSGRLLPEYRPACSPTFVSDVHSNSHRKVLEMRRKKEAAILLPSVPAAAPLPVPSF